In Balearica regulorum gibbericeps isolate bBalReg1 chromosome 2, bBalReg1.pri, whole genome shotgun sequence, one DNA window encodes the following:
- the NPHP3 gene encoding nephrocystin-3 yields MGTASSLVSPAGGVGEVIEDTYGGGGGEACEIPVEVKPKARLLRGSLRRVGASRPGGLIGASFKSTASVQELECMAEYERLKKEYEIFRVSKNNEVASMVKKEAKLDRENKRLRAELQALQKTYQKILREKESALEAKYQAMERAATFEHDRDKVKRQFKIFRETKENEIQDLLRAKRELEAKLQRLQAQGIQVFDPEESDSDDNCTDVTATGAQSEYWNGGALGSEPSMGSMMQLQQSFRGPEFAHSSIDVEGPFANINRDDWDAAVASLLQVTPLFSHSLWSNTVRCFIISTDETQLEVDIFIRNYSPKLRTICETMGYFFQVVNFSAENERPLKDVRKWEIDKSSLVILLLHLTLPSCLLEDCEEAFLRNPEEKPRLIYHRKEDGRVSSLSVQQLIEQISYRNKAKMIDHIGSVEEGTYEIYKCVEKLIKQDILGCEMTELEGKELGSKEESIAPEEEVFGDVLWDAHDEQEQMEAFQQASNSTCELGFEKYFERLNDLVAAPAPIPPLLVSGGPGSGKSLLLSKWIQLQQKHSPNTLILYHFVGRPMSTSSESALIIKRLTLKLMQHSWLVSPLTLDPAKLLEEFPRWLEKLSARHQGSIIIIIDSIDQIQQAEKHMKWLIDPLPVNVRVIVSVNVETCPQAWRLWPTLHLDPLNSKDVKSLISAECNSANVKLTKEQEKKLERHCRSATTCNALYVTLLGKTIACIGSTGNIDETLQQCCQCQDTVSLYRLVLRSIQESLRSDKEKGLLREVLCVIGVSHNGVSESELMELYPELSSAVLASLIHSLHKMCLLTYGCGLLKFQHLQAWEMVRLEYMEEGDNVISAYRQKLVEYFTMQLSRDRVTWRSADELPWLFQQQGDKQKLRKCLLNLFVSQNLYKRGHFAELLSYWQLVGKDKSSMAAEYFDSLKEYEKSCEGEESMICLADLYETLGRFLKDLGLLSQAVAPLQRSLEIRETALDPDHPRVAQSLHQLAGVYVQWKKFGNAEQLYKQALEISENAYGAEHPRVARELDALATLYQKQNKYEQAEQLRKKSFKIRQKAARRKGSLCGFALLRQRALQLEELTLGKDTPDNARTLNELGVLYYLQNNLETAELFLKRSLEMRERVLGPDHPDCAQSLNNLAALYNEKKHYDKAEELYEKALDIRRRALAPDHPSLAYTVKHLAVLYKKMGKLDKAVPLYELAVEIRQKSFGPKHPSVATALVNLAVLYCQMKKQIEALPLYERALKIYEDSFGHMHPRVGETLKNLAVLSYEGGDFEKAAELYKRAMEIKEAETLLIGGKATSRHSSSGDTFSLKSALAPNIFLEHGQR; encoded by the exons ATGGGGACGGCGTCGTCCCTGGTGAGCCCGGCGGGCGGGGTCGGGGAGGTGATCGAGGACACGtacggcggcggcggcggcgaggccTGTGAGATCCCGGTGGAGGTGAAGCCCAAGGCCCGGCTGCTGCGCGGCTCCCTGCGGCGCGTTGGGGCCTCGCGGCCCGGCGGCCTCATCGGGGCCAGCTTCAAGTCGACTGCCTCGGTACAGGAGCTGGAGTGCATGGCCGAGTACGAGCGCCTGAAGAAGGAGTATGAGATATTCCGTGTCAGCAAGAACAACGAAGTGGCCTCCATGGTGAAGAAGGAGGCCAAACTGGACAGGGAAAACAAGCGGCTGCGCGCTGAGCTACAG gcACTGCAGAAAACTTACCAGAAAATACTTAGAGAGAAGGAAAGTGCACTAGAAGCTAAATACCAAGCCATGGAGAGAGCCGCTACTTTTGAACATGATCGAGACAAGGTCAAAAGGCAATTCAAG ATTTTTAGagaaactaaagaaaatgagattcaGGACTTACTGAGGGCCAAACGAGAGCTGGAAGCAAAACTTCAGAGACTCCAAGCCCAAGGGATCCAAGTGTTTGATCCTGAAGAATCTGATTCTGATGACAATTGTACAGATGTTACTG CTACTGGGGCACAATCTGAATACTGGAATGGAGGAGCTTTGGGAAGTGAGCCGTCCATGGGTAGTATGATGCAACTTCAGCAGTCTTTCAGAGGGCCTGAATTTGCTCATAGCTCTATAGATGTTGAGGGACCATTTGCAAATATAAACAGAG ATGATTGGGATGCTGCTGTCGCCAGTTTGTTACAGGTTACTCCTCTGTTTTCCCACTCTCTGTGGAGTAACACAGTAAGATGTTTTATTATTAGTACTGATGAGACTCAACTAGAAGTGGACATCTTCATTAGA AACTACTCACCAAAACTTCGAACAATCTGTGAAACAATGGGGTACTTCTTTCAAGTTGttaatttttcagcagaaaatgaaaggccTCTTAAGGATGTAAGAAAATGGGAAATTGATAAAAGTTCATTAGTCATTTTGCTCCTGCATTTAACTTTGCCAAG TTGTTTGTTGGAGGACTGTGAAGAAGCCTTCTTGagaaatccagaagaaaaaccccGGCTAATTTACCACAGAAAGGAAGATGGCAGAGTCAGTTCACTCTCAGTGCAACAGTTAATCGAGCAAATTTCTTACAGGAACAAAGCAAAG aTGATTGATCATATTGGAAGTGTGGAGGAAGGAACATATGAAATCTATAAATGTGTGGAAAAACTAATTAAACAG gATATATTGGGGTGTGAAATGACAGAACTAGAAGGCAAGGAGTTGGGTAGTAAGGAAGAGTCCATTGCTCCTGAAGAAGAAGTTTTTGGTGATGTATTGTGGGATGCGCATGATGAACAAGAACAGATGGAAGCTTTTCAGCAGGCCTCTAATTCAACATGTGAGCTGGGATTTGAGAAA tATTTTGAACGTCTAAATGACCTAGtagcagcaccagcaccaatTCCACCTCTGCTTGTATCAGGAGGTCCAGGCTCTGGGAAATCGCTCCTTCTGTCAAAATG GATTCAATTGCAACAGAAGCATTCACCAAACACTCTAATTCTTTATCACTTTGTTGGGAGGCCCATGTCTACTAGTTCAGAATCTGCGTTGATAATTAAACGCCTTACTTTAAAG CTTATGCAACACTCTTGGTTAGTGTCGCCTCTGACTTTGGATCCAGCTAAACTTCTGGAAGAGTTTCCTCGCTGGCTGGAAAAACTTTCTGCACGTCATCAAGGCAGCATTATTATAATTATTGATTCTATTGACCAAATACag caagCTGAGAAGCATATGAAATGGCTGATAGATCCACTGCCAGTGAACGTGAGAGTGATTGTATCAGTGAACGTGGAAACATGTCCACAGGCTTGGAG GTTGTGGCCCACTCTTCATCTTGATCCACTGAATTCCAAAGATGTTAAATCTCTCATTAGTGCAGAATGTAACTCTGCAAATGTTAAATTGACTAAAGAGCAG GAGAAGAAGCTTGAAAGACATTGTCGTTCCGCTACAACTTGCAATGCTTTGTATGTCACTCTCTTGGGCAAAACCATTGCTTG TATTGGAAGTACAGGAAATATTGACGAAACCCTTCAACAGTGTTGCCAGTGTCAAGACACAGTGTCACTGTACAGGCTTGTTCTGAGATCGATTCAAGAATCATTGCGGAGTGATAAAGAGAAAGGTCTTTTGAGAGAG GTACTGTGTGTCATTGGTGTTAGCCACAATGGTGTGAGCGAGTCAGAGCTGATGGAACTTTATCCTGAACTGTCTTCTGCAGTGTTAGCCTCGCTCATTCACAGCCTGcacaaaatgtgtttgctgACATATGGCTGTGGTTTGCTCAAGTTCCAGCACCTCCAG GCTTGGGAGATGGTGAGACTAGAGTATATGGAAGAAGGTGACAATGTTATTTCTGCCTATAGACAAAAACTAGTGGAGTATTTCACCATGCAGCTAAG TCGAGACCGAGTGACTTGGAGAAGTGCAGATGAACTTCCCTGGCTCTTCCAGCAGCAGGGTGATAAGCAAAAGCTACGCAAGTGTCTTTTGAATCTCTTTGTATCCCAAAACCTTTACAAAAG GGGACATTTTGCAGAATTGCTGAGTTACTGGCAGCTGGTTGGGAAAGATAAGAGCTCTATGGCAGCTGAGTATTTTGACTCTctgaaagaatatgaaaaaagcTGTGAGGGAGAGGAAAGTATGATCTGCCTGGCTGATCTTTATGAGACCCTGGGACGGTTTCTTAAGGACCTAGGTCTTCTCAGTCAG GCTGTAGCTCCTCTGCAGCGGTCTCTGGAGATTCGAGAGACTGCACTGGATCCAGACCACCCAAGGGTGGCGCAGTCACTCCACCAGCTAGCAGGAGTTTATGTTCAGTGGAAGAAGTTTGGAAATGCTGAACAGCTATATAAACAGGCACTGGAAATCTCTGAAAACGCTTATGGAGCTGAACATCCTCGGGTAGCCCGTGAACTTGATGCACTTGCAACCTTATATCAAAAGCAGAACAA ATATGAACAAGCTGAGCAACTGAGGAAAAAGTCCTTCAAAATACGCCAAAAAGCAGCAAGGCGGAAAGGCAGTCTG TGTGGCTTTGCTCTCCTGCGTCAAAGAGCACTGCAACTGGAAGAGCTCACACTAGGCAAGGATACACCAGATAATGCTCGAACCCTCAATGAGCTTGGCGTCCTCTATTACCTGCAGAATAATCTTGA GACAGCAGAGCTTTTCCTGAAGCGCTCCTtggaaatgagagagagagtCCTGGGACCCGACCACCCAGACTGCGCGCAGTCATTGAATAATCTGGCGGCCTTGTACAATGAGAAGAAGCACTATGACAAGGCAGAGGAACTCTACGAAAAAGCTTTAGATATCAGGAGGAGAGCGCTGGCTCCAGATCATCCCTCCTTGGCTTATACTGTGAAACACCTGGCAGTGCTGTACAAAAAGATG GGAAAACTTGACAAGGCTGTTCCTCTGTATGAACTAGCAGTTGAAATTCGACAGAAGTCATTTGGCCCAAAACACCCTAGCGTAGCAACTGCTTTGGTAAATCTGGCTGTTCTTTACTGTCAGATG aaaaagcagattgaAGCTTTACCTCTTTATGAACGTGCATTAAAGATTTATGAAGATAGCTTTGGTCACATGCATCCTCGTGTGGGGGAAACTCTGAAAAACTTGGCTGTGCTGAG CTATGAAGGGGGAGACTTTGAGAAGGCGGCTGAACTTTACAAGAGAGCTATGGAAATAAAAGAGGCAGAGACTTTGTTGATAGGTGGAAAAGCAACTTCTCGACACTCATCGAGTGGAGATACGTTCAGCTTAAAAAGCGCATTAGCACCAAACATTTTCCTGGAACATGGACAAAGGTGA